One window of the Pirellulales bacterium genome contains the following:
- a CDS encoding MFS transporter, whose protein sequence is MPTATRKKPPRRPPPTMPPLDSPAAAPVRASASRHDLRAMLGDGAAFSVMVGIGETYLPAFALAAGLGEVAAGLVATLPLVAGAVLQLVSPAAVRWLKSHKWWVVLCASCQAVAFLPLALGAYTDQVGCWLVFGMAAIYWGAGLATGPAWNTWAGTLVPDNLRTCFFARRTRFSQFGTLAGFAAGGLTLQFSKGWTAPCAPFALLFMTAAVARFVSASFLARQSEPCPPNDEHRRVGLRELFGGPGGRVDGPLLIYLLAVQAAAQFAGPYFTPFMLKQVRFSYLEYVLLIAASFAAKAVALPALGRLARRIGARQLLWIGGVGIVPVSAMWLVSNTFGYLLFVQVVAGLAWAAYELAMFLLFFEAIPDKERTSVLTIYNVGNALATACGALLGGSVLWLAGERPEIYLTLFGVSSLARLAALVFLTRVPAIDSRPKEMPARRILSLRPAVGSVDRPILASLPAPDQTT, encoded by the coding sequence ATGCCCACCGCAACACGCAAGAAACCGCCTCGTCGCCCGCCTCCGACGATGCCGCCACTCGATAGCCCGGCGGCCGCGCCCGTTCGTGCCAGTGCGTCGCGCCACGACCTGCGGGCCATGCTCGGCGATGGCGCCGCGTTCAGCGTCATGGTGGGCATTGGCGAGACCTATCTGCCAGCGTTCGCCCTGGCGGCGGGCCTGGGCGAGGTGGCGGCCGGCTTGGTGGCCACGCTGCCGCTGGTCGCCGGTGCGGTGCTGCAACTCGTCTCTCCGGCCGCGGTGCGTTGGCTGAAGTCGCACAAATGGTGGGTGGTGCTCTGTGCGTCGTGCCAGGCCGTGGCCTTCCTGCCCTTGGCCCTGGGCGCCTATACCGACCAGGTTGGCTGTTGGCTGGTGTTTGGCATGGCGGCCATCTACTGGGGCGCCGGACTGGCTACGGGTCCGGCCTGGAACACCTGGGCGGGCACACTCGTGCCCGACAACCTGCGGACCTGTTTCTTCGCACGCCGCACGCGGTTCAGCCAGTTCGGCACCTTGGCCGGGTTTGCCGCCGGCGGGCTGACGTTGCAGTTCAGCAAGGGTTGGACCGCGCCCTGCGCACCGTTCGCCCTGCTGTTCATGACGGCGGCAGTGGCACGGTTCGTCTCGGCCAGTTTCCTGGCGCGTCAGAGCGAGCCTTGCCCGCCCAACGACGAACATCGCAGGGTCGGACTGCGAGAACTGTTCGGCGGGCCAGGCGGACGTGTGGATGGCCCGTTGCTGATCTATCTTTTGGCGGTGCAAGCGGCGGCCCAGTTTGCCGGCCCCTATTTCACGCCGTTCATGCTCAAACAAGTCCGGTTTTCCTATCTGGAGTACGTGCTGCTGATCGCCGCATCCTTCGCGGCCAAGGCCGTTGCTTTGCCGGCGCTGGGTCGCTTGGCCCGCCGCATCGGAGCCAGGCAACTGCTGTGGATCGGGGGCGTGGGCATCGTTCCCGTATCGGCGATGTGGCTAGTGTCGAACACGTTTGGTTACTTGCTGTTCGTGCAGGTGGTCGCGGGCCTGGCTTGGGCGGCTTATGAATTGGCCATGTTCCTGTTGTTCTTCGAGGCCATTCCCGACAAAGAGCGCACCAGCGTGTTGACGATCTACAACGTCGGCAACGCCCTGGCAACCGCCTGCGGAGCGCTATTGGGCGGCAGCGTGCTGTGGCTGGCCGGAGAGCGGCCAGAAATCTATCTCACGCTGTTCGGTGTCTCGTCGCTGGCCCGGCTGGCGGCGCTGGTGTTCCTGACCCGCGTCCCGGCGATCGACTCGCGTCCCAAGGAGATGCCGGCACGGAGGATACTGAGCCTGCGGCCCGCCGTCGGCTCGGTCGATCGGCCTATCCTCGCCAGTCTGCCGGCGCCGGACCAGACGACGTGA